acacacagacgtgTGGATAAACGCTGAGGGTTTGAGAGAACTGATgggacacacagagacacacgctTTCCCACACTTCTGTCTTTACTACGGTGAATCACTCACACAATAGAAGTGTGTCACTGTGACAGAgctgaacacaaaacaacacagcagTTCCCACAACTCAAAACCATCTGCACACACTTTACACTTTCACATTTTCAACGTTTATCCTCAAATATGTTTCACATTGTTAATCCATGTGGCTATAGACAGACAACATTAATAATGATTTTGCTTTCAaatataaaattgtaatttcacatgttttaatacaaaaaaattcaaaatttcttgtttttttatcttcGATGTTTGTGATTTTGATAATCTAACAGATCTCACTTACACTCGTATTCAGCTTTGAACATCTTGTGGGAACCTGAATTTTCTTGAGTCCCCACATTCATGCAGATGAATATAAGTGACCTTACTGGCAGATGGCAGTGTGAAGAACATCCCATCTATTCACTGAACACAGAAACAATCCACAGACTTTTGTTCACAATTCTGAGGCTTCTGGTTGGCTGAGATGAGAGATGCTGGTCTGTGAGTATAAATGGAAGCTGCAGATGAAGATCTTCACTTCTACAGAGACAACAGCTTCACACTGAAGACACAAAGCCGAGCTTGAACTTCAACACTCGAAACAACAGGAATCAACATCAGTCATGGCAACATACGTGAACATTTCTTTCCAGAGCGACATCAAACATCAACACGTTCAACACGCCAGGTGAATAACGCCATTATTTTATACAACTATTAGTGTCATCTGAAGTGTTTCTCTTACGTAATATTTGAATTGAACTGCATGTAAAAGTGCTTTTGTTCTCGTTTCAGATGTGTTCTGACGTGCTTGGAAAGAAAGTGTGGAAACAGTTTGGAGAAACTCAAGTGTGCTCTGGGAGAGTATCTTCAGAACGGCATCAGTTCAGATATTTTGGAGAGGGCCGTGGCTTTCATCACCTTGAAAAGAGTTTTGCTTTCCCTTGACGGCTACTCCAAATATTCCCGTGACATCCTGCGTCTGTTTCCTGATCACACAGAAGATGTAGCAGCGTTATGTTCTGAAGAATAAACATTACATCACCATCACGATGATGTCATCAACAACAACATCTCCACACAAACTTGAGAAAAGTTGAATACACTAGAATGCTGTTTTATATGgaatttatactgtaaataatagtGACTTGTACATTGAGATGTATttgtagctttcctgtagctcagtggtaagagcgaggcgtcgtgggttcgatcccaggggattgcacatacttagaaacaaatgtataggacaatgcaatgtaagccgcttttatccgaagcgtctgccaaatgcataaatgtaaatgtatattttgagtgaaaataatatttttgtatttttacagtaataactGTTCCTCAGTTTTGTTTGCATTATATGCATTATTATTGGCAGTTACACTACACATTTTTTCAATGTGtaattaatgtttgtgttttataaacgAGTGAATATTTTTATGCTGCTGTGAGTTGAGTGGCATACGATTTTAAACCAAAACTTCTTTTAATGGAAGTGTTGATTTATGTAAGTGTTGTGATTTATAATCCacacaaaatgacaattctgtccaaaataaagaaaataaacgcacatatttattgtaattttcatttttgtttcaccaACCAGTCAATAATTCTAATAAAAGTTACTTCATCAGCAGGAACGTTGAGAACATTGGTTCGTAcaatatagaatagaatagaatagaatagctTTTAATTGTCATTATACGGCTGTACAACAAAAGTGTGGCTCTCACATTGAAAGTGTACATatacatacaaaacaaatgtacatttaGCAAATGTAAACAATTATAAAGAGTGTAAACAGTAAACAGCAAATGTGAACAGATGTGCAGTAGACAGAGTATCAGTTATAAATACCAAATGTGCAGAATAGCAATAGTGCAAATATAGCAGATATGTACAGTAGTGattgaaatattaataaatatagagAATGGAAATAAAGGAATAATACTGGGTACAGTTTTTCACAGCTACGCCAGTAGCTGCGTGAGTAGTGAGCATATAGCCCTTAGTGTCCACACCTTAAAGCTTGTGAataatgattttgttttctattaACTGAAGTTCAGTTCTGAGATGGCACAAGGGTAAAAACTGTTCAAGAGTCTGGAGGTGCGTGTCTTGAGGGATCTGTAACATCTTCCAGAGGGCAACAGATTAaagctgtggttgccagggtgggatgagtgttttattattattaatgtgaaCTACATTTGTCTTGTGTTTGGTCAGGTTGGTGCAGATCATCTGAGCGAATGTCATtacatttaaacaggtttgtgcTATTGTTGGTTTCTATTCTTTTATTCCAGTTTGTGTTTAGATGTGCAGctcttttataaaaaatctaACGTTGTATGTTATGAAACTCATATTATCAGTTTATGAATCCTCATTTATGTTAAACTTGTTTAAATTTCATTGTCTGCATAAACCAAATACTCTTCTTTGGGTAAAATAGGAAACAGTGTAAGCTTGAGGTAGAAACACAAATCAGATGAATAATGACAGATGAGGTGAAAAGATGTtcatttgattgttttattgCAGCAGAAATACATTCACTGAACTGCTTTAGTCTTTCAAAACATTCAATAACCTTCACAGAAGGAACCAAATGATCTCACGATCAATTCACATCCGCTAATGTCAACAATGACACACTTAAAGTTTCTGGTGAAAAAACCTTCACAGAAGGCACAATGACAGCTGTATACAGTGAAAGACTGTTGATAACTAACAATAACAAACTCTCAAAACAGAGTCGATTAGCATCATGTCTATTATAGAGCAAAGAGAAAAACTTCACATAGGAAATATAAAGTCTGACTGCTGATAATCTCAGCCGCTATTAAATGTGTCACCCAATGTGGGCGAATTCATAATCATGACAGTAATATCAATACATTCACACTTCAATGTGATATAAAGTATCTGTAAGATAAATCATGTCAGAGCAGATAAAACACCTCAGTCTGGAGCTCTTAACATAAACTGAGCAGAATTCATACAGCAAGATTCTTGCCATTACTTTACATGAAATTAAATTTGTTATAAACAATGATAAATCTGTTTGTccgtaaacaaacttttttaaataaatgtttctttcacatgatgtgaaaatatgtcattcaGTTCAAGTTTAATCCCATCAGGACTTCTTTAGTCTCTTCATAGAAGACAGAATCCTCAGTGTACTATTACAGTACAAATATCTTCTCCAAACTGGATCTGATGATCAATCTTTTCTCAAAAAGAGAAATTCAAAAGTGAAATTGTTCATGTTGTCTAATGTAGAGTTTCAATGTGTTATCGGTTGTGTCTACCAGGGCCTCCAGATGGCGCTCTTGTTGACATTCATCTCTTTGTTGAAGGTGTGGTGGTGTGTGGAGCTCAGCGGAGGCAGGACACTTTCTCTCCTGATCTGTTCAGATGGTGTCTGCAGGTTCTGGAAGTGCTCCAGCAGTCTTCTCTGGCTCTGTGTCTTCTGTGTGTCATGTTCGGACAGAAAGTGCACAATGTCGTGGACACACCTGGAGAAGCCTTGATTGACAGCATGTGAACTGGAGTCCAGAACAGACTGCTGGTGTGTCAGGAAGCTGACTGTCATCTCCAGTATATCTGCTTTCTCCAGCTTGGAATCAGACTGCTGCTTGAGGAACTGTGGATCCAGAAGAGCCTTGAGCTGCTCGATGCTTCTGTTGATACGATCTCTGCGCATCTTCTCCACGATTGGCTTTCTCAGctgaaaacagaaatgaaaagaCGTTAAGTGACTTTGTCTTAGGAAACACGTGAGAGGTGCTAAAGTCATGTCGATGTAAGCAGGTGCTGAATGTACCTTGTTGTTGAGATGGAGATGCTCGTCTGAGATGATTGTAGGTGTCATGTCTGTATCTCTGTGCTGTAGATCTCTGTGTAGAGCGAGTCTGATTTGCACTGCCTGCAGCTCCTCTATTTATACTCCCAAATCTCCATATGAATGTGTGGAGCTTGAGCTCGCTGGACTTTCTCACACTTTCTAGCCAATGGAAGAGCTGGTACAGACAATGAGGAATCTGCTTTAGCAGATGAAGTGATTTGTGCGAGTCCTGGTGGAGTCCCAGAGACAAACAGCTTCACACACTTCTGTATTCATCACATTAAATCACTAGAAGTGTGTCTGTTCTCACAGGTCTAAACACTCCATCATCTGTGCTGTGAATGTGTGTGCAGAAATAGCAAAGTCTACGAAAAGGCAATAtgtttgtgaaaataaaatgttctttttcaCAGCTTTGggtgaaataaatgaattatataaattaatgttCAAAATTCAAGGGTGCCTAAAGTTGCTGTAAGGGTGCATATTTCTTTAATTTTACACACATTTCCCTTATTTTCCTAtaggaaaaaaaaaatattttttattgtttatattaaggaaagatatgttttaattttttaaataatgtatttcATGGGAAATATTTCTAAACAAAAactacatgaattttaaaagtcCACAGGGTATTTGTCATTATCATATGAATAGACACACTTCTATTGTTGTGTGTGGGAAAGCTCTGGAGAACAGGATCTCACTTCTAGTGTCATTAGCATCTTAAACCCCCCAAACAACCTCAatatttaacacacaaacacacaagagaCTTGACACACTTATGGAAATTTACACACATGAGCTTGACAAAACTGATCAACTTCTTCCCATGAACAACATTTCAATATTaacatttgtttcttttcatGTATCAACGTTATTGAAATTTTATACAATAAAGAAACTTTAGCATTTTTATACAATAAAGAATCTTTAGCATTTGGTACTAAAGCAGTACAAAAGTTTCATTTACATGTCTTATTCACACATtatattaaagttttatttaatgcattaaaaGACATACAGATATAGTGTGCAACTTTGTCAAGATCAATAATATGCTCAGTTAAAAGCTGTGAATTTCTAAATTAGAAAAAATTGtatagaaacaaatgtgtctCCTGCATTAAGTCATGGCATTTTCAGCTTTATGACGTTTCCCTCCAGATGGTTGATGACGTCAGGTAGAACAGAGTCTTCAGCCGTCACTAATGCTCCATTCAGGACTCTGGatgcttttgtgtttcattgatGTGAGGACAGAGAGTCAGTGTGGGAACCTCACATGAGATCTTTACTCACACtgaacagcacacacacacacacgcacacacacacacacacacacacacacacacgcacNAATACATTCACTGAACTGCTTTAGTCTTTCAAAACATTCAATAACCTTCACAGAAGGAACCAAATGATCTCACGATCAATTCACATCCGCTAATGTCAACAATGACACACTTAAAGTTTCTGGTGAAAAAACCTTCACAGAAGGCACAATGACAGCTGTATACAGTGAAAGACTGTTGATAACTAACAATAACAAACTCTCAAAACAGAGTCGAATCCCTCAGCATCATGTCTCATCTATAGTAGCACAAGAAGAAAAACCTTCACATAGGAAATATAAAGTCTGACTGCTCGACTAAATCTCAGCCCGTATTCAAAATGTGTCACCCCAATGGTGGGCCGAACTTCATAATCATGACAGGCCATATCACATTACTATTCACACTTCAACGTGATATAAGTAATCCTGTAAGATAATCATTCAAGCGAGATAAACAACCTCCAGTCTGAGAGTCTTTGTGAACATAAATCTGAGCAGAACTTCATACAAGCAAGATTCTTGCGCACTTACTTTACACGACAATTAAACTTGTATCAACAAATGATAAAATCCTGTTTGTCCCGTAAACAACTTctctaaataaatgtttcttcACATGTATGTGCAAAGTATTTCATTCAGTTCCCAAGTATCCTACGACTTCTTAGTCTCTATGAGAGACAATGAGCAATCCTCAGCGTGGTCACTATCTACAGTACAAATATCTCTCTCATAACTGCAGATCTGATATGACATCAAATCGGTATTACCTCATAAAGACGAAATATCTCACCAAAGATGAAATTGTTCATGTCTGTCTAATGTAGATCTCAATGTTATGTTGTAGTTTAGGTGTCTACCAGGGCCTCCAGATGGCGCTCTTGTGACATTCATCTCTTTGTTGAAGGTGTGGTGGTGTGTGGAGCTCAGCGGAGGCAGGACACTTTCTCTCCTGATCTGTTCAGATGGTGTCTGCAGGTTCTGGAAGTGCTCCAGCAGTCTTCTCTGGCTCTGTGTCTTCTGTGTGTCATGTTCGGACAGAAAGTGCACAATGTCGTGGACACACCTGGAGAAGCCTTGATTGACAGCATGTGAACTGGAGTCCAGAACAGACTGCTGGTGTGTCAGGAAGCTGACTGTCATCTCCAGTATATCTGCTTTCTCCAGCTTGGAATCAGACTGCTGCTTGAGGAACTGTGGATCCAGAAGAGCCTTGAGCTGCTCGATGCTTCTGTTGATACGATCTCTTCGCATCTTCTCCACGATTGGCTTTCTCAGctgaaaacagaaatgaaaagaCGTTAAGTGACTTTGTCTTAGGAAACACGTGAGAGGTGCTAAAGTCATGTCGATGTAAGCAGGTGCTGAATGTACCTTGTTGTTGAGATGGAGATGCTCGTCTGAGATGATTGTAGGTGTCATGTCTGTATCTCTGTGCTGTAGATCTCTGTGTAGAGCGAGTCTGATTTGCACTGCCTGCAGCTCCTCTATTTATACTCCCAAATCTCCATATGAATGTGTGGAGCTTGAGCTCGCTGGACTTTCTCACACTTTCTAGCCAATGGAAGAGCTGGAACAGACAATGAGGAACGCTCAATGATCCTCTATCAGGACACAAAGCTGGTGTGTCAGGGCAGCAGGTGGAGGGGCGACTGGAGCTGATGGAGAGACTCACTGTGTGAATGTGGGAAAGTGGCGACCCTGTAGAGAGATCCGATCTGCTGCCTGATGTTCACATTAATGTCACTCAAACAGCACGCGCTACTCAACACTACACACACGTGTGGAAGAGACGCTCATTTCAGACAAACATCACATCGAGAAAATGTTtctaatattgaacatcaatcTGTGTTTTACACTTGTGCCATCTCTTTTAGATGGATGGACTTCATTTACTTTGTGCCCTTCATATATGTTCATAAAAACTTTTATATTCATTGAAACAATATGCTCATTTTAATACAGTGTTCAattttataaaatgtgtttttatggtAAATGTACAGAtgagtttatttaaatatatttgtatctAAAGCTTTAGAGTCGTGTTGTGGAATTCAGAGGTCTTCGTCATTGTCTTGGActccagatgtgtgtgtgtgtgcgtgcgtgcgtgcgtgcgtgtgtgtgtgtgctgttcaGTGTGAGTAAAGATCTCATGTGAGGTTCCCACACTGACTCTCTGTCCTCACatcaatgaaacacaaaagcatCCAGAGTCCTGAATGGAGCATTAGTGACGGCTGAAGACTCTGTTCTACCTGACGTCATCAACCATCTGGAGGGAAACGTATAACGCTAACATGCCATGACTAATGCGGAGAAccacatttgtttctattacAATTTTTCTTAATTTAGAAATTCACAGCTTTTAACTGAGCTATTATGATCTTGACAAAAAGTTGGCACACCTAGTATCTGTATTGTCTTTAATGCATTAATAAAACTTTAACTATATGGTGAATAAACATGTAAATGAAAACCTTTTGTACTGCTTTAGTACCCAAATGCTTAAAGATCTATGGTATAATAATTTCAATAAACTTGatacatgaaaaagaaaacCCAAATGTTAATATTGAATGTTGTTCATGGAAGAAGATTGATCAGTTTGTCAAGCTTCAGTGTGTAAATTTCCATTGAAGTGTGTCATCTcctgttgtttgtgtgttttaatattGAGGTGTGGGGTTTTAAGAGTGGCTAATGACACAGAAGAGTGAGATTCCCTTTCTTCCAGAGCTTTCCCACACACAACAAAAAAGTGTGTCTATTCATATGATAAGACAAGAGTACCCTGTGGACTTTTATAAATTCATGTAGTTTGGTTAGAAATATTTCCCATAAcacattatttataaaaaattaaaaaattaaaacgaTATTCTtccttaatataaacaaaaaaaaatatttttttttcctaATAGGGAGAATAAGGGAATGTGTGTTAAAATTATAAGAACATATCCTTACCAGCAACTTTAGGCACCCCTTGAATTCTTAAaccattaattttatttaatcacatCTTATTTCACCCAAAGCGTGAAAAAGAACTTTATTTCACCAAACATATTGGCCTTGTCGTAAACTTTCTATTTCGCACACACATTACAGCACAGATGAGGAGTGTCAGACCTGTGGAACACGCCCACTTCTAATGATTTAATGTGACTGAATACAAAAGTGGTGTGAAGCTGCTTTGTCTCTGGGACTCCACCAGGGACTCGCACAAATCCACTCATCTGCTAAAGCAAATTCCTCATTGTCTGTCCCAGCTCTTCCATTGGCTAGAAAGTGTGAGAAAGTCCAGCGAGCTCAAGCTCCACACATTCATATGGAGATTTGGGAGTATAAATAGAGGAGCTGCAGGGCAGTGCAAAATCAGGACTCGCTCTACACAGGAGATCTACAGCACAGAGATACAGACATGGACACCTTACAATCATCTCAGTGCGAGGCATCTCCATCTCAACAACAAGGTACATTCAGCACCTGCCTTACATCGACATGACTTTAGCACCTCTCACGTGTCTTCCTAAGACAAAAGCACTTAACGtcttttcatttctgttttcagCTGAGAAAGCCAATCGTGGAGAAGATGCGACAGAGATCGTTATCCAACAGAAGCACGAGACAGCTCAAGGCTCTTCTGGATCCAAGCTTCCTCAAGCAGCAGTCTGATTCCAAGCTGTGAGAAAGCAGGATATACTGGAGATGAACAGTCAGCTTCCTGGACACACCAGCACGTCTGTTCTGGACTCCAGTTCACATGCTGTCAATCAAGGCTTCTCCAGGTGTGTCCACGGACATTTGTGCACTTTCTGTCCAACAGACACACCAGAAGGACGAAGGGCCAGAGAAGACTGCTGGAGCACTTCCAGAACCTGCAGACACCATCTGAAAAGATCAGGAGAGAAATGTGTCTTGCCTTCCGCTGGAGCTCCACACACCCACCACCACCTTCAACAAAAGAGATGAATGTCAACAAAGAGCGCGCCATCTGAAGAGGCCCTGGTAGACACAACCGATAACACATTGAAACTCTACATTAGACAACTGAACCAATTCACTTTTGAATTTCTCTTTTGAGAAAAGATTGATCATCAGATCAGTTTGGAAAGATATTGTACTGTAATAGTACACTGAGGATTCTGCTCTTCTATGAAGAGACTAAAGAGAGTCCTGATGGGATTAAACTTGAACTGAAATGAAATATTTCACATTCATGTGaaagaacatttatttaaaaagttgttACGGACCAAacgatttattattgttatataaCAAATTTAATTCATGTAAATATGGCAAAGAATCTTGGCTGTATGAATTCTCCAGCTTATGTTAAGCAGCTCCAGACTGAGGTGTTTATTCTGCTCTAATGGAAATGTTTATCTACAGATACCTTTATATCACATTGAAGTGTGAATTATTGATATTACTGTCAATGATTATGAATTCACCCACAATTGGGTGACAGCATTTAATAACGGCGCTGAGATTATCAGCAGTCAGACTTTATATTTCCTATGTGAAGTTTTTCTCTTTGCTCTATAATAGACATGATGCTAATCGACTCTGTTTTGAGAGTTTGTTATTGTTAGTTATCAACAGTCTTTCACTGTATACAGCTGTCATTGTGCCTTCTGTGAAGGTTTTTTCACCAGAAACTTTAAGTGTGTCATTGTTGACATTAGCGGATGTGAATTGATCGTGAGATCATTTGGTTCCTTCTGTGAAGGTTATTGAATGTTTTGAAAGACTAAAGCAGTTCAGTGAATGTATTTCTGCTGcaataaaacaatcaaatgaACATCTTTTCACCTCATCTGTCATTATTCATGTGATTTGTGTTTCTACCTCAAGCTTACACTGTTTCCTATTTTACCCAAAGAAGAGTATTTGGTTTATGCAGACAATGAAATTTAAACAAGTTTAACATAAATGAGGATTCATAAACTGATAATATGAGTTTCAGAAACATACCAACGTTAGATTTTTCTATAAAAGAGCTGCACatctaaaacacaaaactggATAATAAAAGAATAGAAACCATCAATAGCACATACCTGTTAAAATGTAATGACTTTCGCTCAGATGATCTGCTCCAACCTGACCAAACACAAGACAAATGTagttcacatttataataataaaacactcaTCCCACCCTGGCATCCACAGCTTTTTTCTGTTGCCCTCTGGAAGATGTTACAGATCCCTCAAGACACGCACCTCCAGACTCTTGAACAGTTTTTCCCCTTGTGCCCTCTCAGAACTGAACTTCAGTtaatagaaaacaaaatcattatTCACAAGCTTTAAGGTGTGGACACTAAGGGCTATATGCTCACTACTCACGCAGCTACTGGCGTAGCTGTGAAAAACTGTACCCAGTATTATTCCTTTATTTCCATTctctatatttattaatatttcaatCACTACTGTACATATCTGCTATATTTGCACTATTGCTATTCTGCACATTTGGTATTTATAACTGCTACTCTGTCTACTGCACATCTGTTCACATTTGCTGTTTACTGTTTACACTCTTTATAATTGTTTACATTTGCtaaatgtacatttgttttgtatgtatATGTACACTTTCAATGTGAGAGCCACACTTTTGTTGTACAGCCGTATAATGACAATTAAAagctattctattctattctattctatattgTACGAACCAATGTTCTCAACGTTCCTGCTGATGAAGTAACTTTTATTCGAATTATTGACTGGTCggtgaaacaaaaatgaaaattacagtaaatatgtgcgtttattttctttattttggacagaattgtcattttgtgtGGATTATAAATCACAACACTTACATAAATCAACACTTCCATTAAAAGAAGTTTTGGTTTAAAATCTTATGCCACTCAACTCACAGCAGCAAA
This portion of the Triplophysa rosa linkage group LG20, Trosa_1v2, whole genome shotgun sequence genome encodes:
- the LOC130571323 gene encoding transcription factor HES-5-like; this translates as MTPTIISDEHLHLNNKLRKPIVEKMRRDRINRSIEQLKALLDPQFLKQQSDSKLEKADILEMTVSFLTHQQSVLDSSSHAVNQGFSRCVHDIVHFLSEHDTQKTQSQRRLLEHFQNLQTPSEQIRRESVLPPLSSTHHHTFNKEMNVNKSAIWRPW